From the genome of Nicotiana tabacum cultivar K326 chromosome 2, ASM71507v2, whole genome shotgun sequence:
TGTCTAATAATTGAAATTGCACTATCTTTGCGTATCATTTGTgctggcaaaatggttaaaagtaAACAGTTAACTAtccatattattcattaaaaatggattggataatgaattttttaaaaataggtcaaatataaataagaaccatattattcaTTTGGAAAATGGATAGTGAACCAATGGATAattaatgagtttaacttttatatttgtaaagcctcaaatttgggattcctcaagtttgggagactataaattctcccaaaagtgatcatattcaaaaaGTTATGGATAATacggttacccatattatccgtcTGTTAACCCGTTTTctatccatattaaatatgggtcggataGAATAATTTATCTGTTTTTTCATTACTCACTTTCGACCTGTCttatatccgacccgacccgcccgtttgACACCCCTGCTTATCACTGATGCAGGGTACTGTTATATGATCTAATGCCATACTAGCAGCTCCACTATCAAATTAGTTTTGTTTCAACTAGAACTTTTGTCATATCAAACTTTATGATTTAGTTTGTACCAGTTGATGCTTTGTGTACTATTTTGGACGTATAAAAAATCTACTTGAGTGAATATCAgcctttacttttatttcatttcttgAATCTTTTTTATAGTGGTAAACtctgtataaatgcatgaaattaaaGATTTGAATCAAATTTAGTATAGTACTTTAGCAAATACTAAAAGACATGCTGTATTGCCCAGGTATTCAACTGAGTGACTCGAGCTATTACTTGAGATGCATGTGGTCATTCTACATTCATTAGGATTGCCAAGAAAACGTGAACGAACTTAGCAGACGTCAGCGGATTCAGAATTAAAACTTCATCGattcaatttttaaaattattagcaCTAAACTCATTGTATTTTGTAATTATGAGTTTAGAATTTAATATTTGTTGAAATATTAGTAATTTTTTATTTACACATCTAAATATGTTCAGTATCATGACTGATGAAAGATTACGTGATCACGCCCacctctagtcctaaaaaggataaacgGTCGTTGCAACTATAATTCGATTTAAGAGTCTGGAGTGAAATCCCACAGAAAATTAAGGTTTAACTACAACtattcactatcaccaagaagacaagtttgaataattcctaagttataaatattaagatttaaattttaactaattaactaacatattaaagtagtaaattaacaactaaagatactaagggttggagacaagattaagaaGGCCTAGAGTTATGCTTTCACCAATTATCCGAATCCTTCCCGATATGTCTCCTATAATTTCGCataagtattctctactgatcatgagcacttcaggtattataattctctcccgagcaactacaacaatttactagacatattctccccaACTACGTTAGCTGGCACTATTTTACTGCTTACTGTGACCatgtcaaggctttgttattcctAAACTCATCTTTAAACCCGTTGTGTTGATTCCTCACATAGGTTAGTAGTGACGTTGTTCAATAACCACCAAAATATTTACCCTTTCCCAAtcaatacatactaaataggcatgGTCAATTGATGTCCATTCAATCAACATCAAtaaacacatagttgaacaagtagagaaatccaacagCTCAATTATATAAGAATatacaagaatttatcctacaaaaggttccatcaaaaccctagataacaaattagctattcataatagtatgtaaagcaacaatactaaaattcataaccaataaaggaaaattagaagaagaaaggaaagacTTGTTGTCGAATCTtccgccttgctcctagcgtATTCTTCCTCTCCAAAGTCTTCTATAACCCTAAAGTAGTGTCTCTCCCTCCAAAGTTGTGTTAAAATTATGTTTAGAGTGTATTTATATGACCTAGGTAGGGTGGAGGGTCGTCCAATGCAATCTAAAATCGGATAGGAGAACTGGAGGGCGCGTTAACTTTCATGCAGCACGCGACCATAGACGAGCTCCcaactcttttattttttgttccgCGAAGCGATCCATGACTTAACCATACTTCACTGTTTTGCATCACAGCTGTCTCATCTGGCGTGTCTGCCCTCGCGCGAGGCACGTGCATAGACGAGCTCCCAATTTTCTACCTCACTTCCGTTTTacgcttttctttttcttttactctaCTTTCATTCGAACTCGTTCTTACACATAAGAAACATAGAATTAGtatatttcacttcaaaaatcaTGTAATCTCCGCAACTCACATGACAAATGAGATCAAGACACACTCAAAAACATAAACTTTTGATCATTTATCATTACGTCCGCCTCTGTTAAATGTACCTTCGTTGCTAGAAATGATTAGAAAATGATATTATCGTAACATAAAGTAAAAGCATTGTGATTTAAATGAAAGTCAAGAGTCAAAATATTGGAATGTAATAGTAATAGCTTATTTCATTTCCTAGACAGTAATACTACTATCCAacaaattccaaaaaatttcTACCCTCAATTTTGGCTCACTTCCATGACAACGCAATCCCATAAATGTATAAGAACACGTCAATAGGTAATCTGACAAATTATCCATTAAAACATTGGAATATTTTACTTATACACATTATCATAATAACTATACTtaaacaaaatttacaaaatttattTTAGCTCAATATAAGAAGGAAGCATTGGATCAACTGCAAAGTTGTTTCTATGTAATATATAAGTCTTGGGTTCGAGGTATGAAATCAGCCCGAGGTAGATTGCTTACATTACATTTCCTTTGGGTATGTCTTTTTTTCGCACCTGCTTAACGCGTGATGCTTCGCAACCAGACTGCCCCTATTTTAGCTGAACAATGCTTCGTAACCGGACTGCCCCTATTTTAGCTGAACATCAGTAATATCAAACCAAATTTGCTTGAAAACCTTGATGATAAGATCATGATACTGATCTGAATTTAATGAAAGATAACAAGcaagaagttcttctaaatcTCTAGATGTTCTTATGTTATTCTCTACTATCATCTCCACCATTGATTCTTTAAAATCTCTCTGTGGATCTTTAGATGATTTCACCACTGCAAAGCTTTCACCAACACTTGTCCTTAACATGTTTGTACTTGAAGAGACACTTTTTCTGCTTACAATTCTTGGAGATTTTGTTCTCAGCTTAACCCCACCATTTGATGAACTCACTGAAACTCTTCTCTTTGGACTTGTAATAGTACACTGTTCTTTTTTCACTATCTTCACTGTTAAAGATTTATGCTCTGATTTTTCTTGCCTTTTCTTTGTACAATTTGTTGAATCTTGAAGTTTTTTGGGTTTGGTCAAAATTGGAGGAAGATCAACAGAGTCAAACCCATGATCGTTCTCATTCATATCATTGTGGATTTTGCAATGACAAGATGCAGACAGAATCATGGAATCAAATATTTTAGGAGAGTGGACAGAGGATTCTTGTTCAGAAGAAAAAttagaagaagatgaaaaggGGGAATTTGGGAAATCCTCAGGAGTTGTCCAAACAGATTCAAGAGAAGCACGGCAGTTGCAGCCTGCTGAGACAGTTGAATTAACAAACCTAGGAGAAATTGATTTCCTAGTAGTGTTCCTCTTTTTCTTGGAAGATTTTTTTGGTGGCTCTGAGATATTAATGTTGTTGGGAGTTGGATTATTCTTAGGACTAAGGTTTCTTGAAAAGTAATAGGATTTTCTTTGGCATGACaagttgttgttatggggttgttGTTGTGTTTTGGTTTGTTgaagatttgatgattttgaggaaaatattgaagaagatgaagctgatAACGAGGATGATGATGTTTGGCTTTTCTTGGTTTGGCTTTTGCTTCTGTTTTTGCTATTGGTACTCATGTACTTGAGCTTGTAAAACCAAGCATTTGGTACCATGTCTGATAATCTAAACCTATAATTACCCATTTTTCTTTGCAATGTCTGCTTCTATTATCTCTTCTCTCTGTATTGAAGGTGACTAGACTGGAGGAGTAGGAAATATTGGAGTGAGCAAAGAAGGATAAATAGAGTGAGGTGTAGGCAGGGGGATGGTTGTGAATTGTGATCGAGAGGAACTAAAATTCAAGTTAGTAGGTGTGTATTATCTATGTACACATTATACTAATTTATAGGGTTGACGTGACAAACGAGTGGTGTGACAAATTTTAAGCGGGTCAAAACTGGTCAAATCAACAAATAGATCATGATCAACTCATCAAAAGTAGGTTGAGTCGGATATATCAAATAACCGTGTAATAACCCAACTCGTTCAATATGACTCAACATTTCTtcccttttattttgcttttcaaGAAAATGTGAAagcaaatttatttttcttaaattactaaCTTAAGTATATCCAAGTTAAATAATTCTAGATGCccaaatttgaatttttatgtttGGATTTGAGTGGCATTTTGACCTCTAGGGTTATACTATTTGACCTATTTTGATCAAAATAGTTTGATGAATTATTCCGAATTCAATCGGTTGTCAATTTAATAACTGAATCATAATCCAGTTCATTTCAACTTGGACGGATTAAACGAATTAATAAAAATGAGTTGATTTTGCTAAATTTAAACCGTGGATGactaaatatattttcttaaaattttatttaaccaTATATCCATCAAGTCAAAAATAATGCATGCAACCAAACGTGCATCCGTCCATGTTAATAGGGTCCACAAACAAAGAAAATGTGTCAATAAAGCATATAGAATACGGCCAAAATGTTAAGAAGGTGTGGAAGATTTTTCCTACttgttcttttattttatattatgccGAATGGCCAAATCATCACCTTGTCAAAGTTAAAGAAAAAGTTTGGTTCTTCCTCATTATTATGTTTGTGTATAAATTGTAAAAAATGGTTCCTATCCCTAAAGATTCTCCCCTTGTCTTAAGCTGACTTTCAAGACCATAACGAACAAATTGGCATTAGtttatttggaaaataatttacGGATTAGCCACTTTTCGGCTCGATTTTTAAAGTATATTCTGTTTAAAATTCGTTAAAAAATGTAGCTACTTTTGATGAAAAAtattgtgttatggatttcgaaCTTAAATAAGTAAAAAAACTAGAACACTGTCATGAAGTGTCACCTTTTTTAAACTCAAATTCACAATACCGTCATGGATTCCGAAAAGTGACTATTCTCAGTGACTTTTCATATGCagctatttttcaatttcaagtccagaaaatggctatttttgaacTTTCACATTAATTTGCACCCAAGACTTTCACTAGTTTAATTTTATACTATGTCCCGTACAGTTCTAGTTCAATTACTTTGACCCGATGAAGTTTAAATATCGTAACTTTCGCCCTATCCAGTTAGAAGTTCACATATTATGAACTATGACCAAGGAAATTATTAAAATTGAACATGtgctattttatttttaatatttttattttggtgaaAGCAGTGTTCTTAGTACACCAAAAACTGTTGACTTAATTTAAGTTTAAATGAGTCGCGTAATAAACTAAGTAATACATAGATTCAAGTTCAATTATCACATGTTTACTCGTATTTAATTTGATTGAGAGATGGAAGTTTGGTTTCGTGTAGCTTCCTCATTAAAATAACATAACTAAGATTTCATCGGGGAAACAACCTCTTGTAAAAATGCCAGATAATATTGCGCgcaattgtcacgatccaaaatttttaccttcgggaccgtgatgacgcctaacatttcacttgctaggcaagtcaacgttagaataatcttaactatttttaaacaaatcaaatTAAACGGATGTCAATTACTGACATAAAGTGTGGAAGACCATAACAACCGAATCATctaaatacatccccgaatctggtgtcacaagtacacgagctactagaataatacaaataaaggcctgaataaaattcaagttgtttgagagataatacacagctaagataaagtagaaggggacttcagaactgcggacgctgtgcaattatacctcaagtctcatctgggtagctgaatccgagcaagtctatggtacgccgttgggaccaactccaaaatctgcacaagaagtgcagagtgtagtatgagtacaaccgaccctatgtactccgtaagtgtcgagcctaacctcgacaaattAGTGACGAGGTTATGACAAGATACATACGTAAACAACTTGTGCAAGTATAACATATACGAAGTAATATTGAACACAGTAATTAACAAATTTTacaaatttgggagggaacatgtgaAGGAAAATGGTATAAAAATTTTAGCTAGGGAAATGTCACGTAGCAGCCAAATAATTCACCAACAACAAAATAGGTAGTTGAAATATAAAAATggcacgacaccacccttcgtgcttttactctcatccttcccatgaaatgataaataaataatatgaatggcacggcatcacccttcgtgctttaactctctttcttGCCACAGTACGatgaataaataatttaaatggcatggcatcacccttcgtgctttaactttCTTCCTCactttataaattaataaataataatgtgaaaatggcatggcatcatccttcgtgcttttacactcttcctcaccatgacaatgataatataaattcggaagagtattttAAATACGGGGATctatacttatcaatcaatttaataccagaataccgacctctccttccaaaatattcgacaataattaaattagcaataatttcatgaataatgatcaaataaacaataataaatttaagcaggaatatcttaattaaataggcaattattcacaATGAACAAATTCCACCTggatgctttgactcaaccacaatgcataagtactcgtcacctcacatatacgttgtacccgtacataaaatcacgtagcaaatagacaaacacgtcctactccctcaagtcaaggttaaccacgacacttacctcgctttgcaaccaattcaagattccaataaacttttgcctcgcgaattggtgtCTCAATGCCTCGGATCTAGTTGTCGCGCcctttttttctcgcgaaatcgggtttcgacacgtgacaactcttttaaagaaagggtgttaaaagagagagtcgccacctaacgggtttgaggtgcgttagggcacctatttgcaaataactctagtttaaccagtttgcgtcaccaaagttcaggtaagggctcaaattacctcgaagagaaggtgttaggcactattcgaggtctaaattatgggtcccagccgaacttgaattatatgaattagtcaaatagtcagagagaaaaacgagaagtttaaaaaaaaaatattattagaaagtccttgagtaaacacagataattggtttaaagacaagatgggggtcttaagttttttagcctaaaggatcaccccgtgcaac
Proteins encoded in this window:
- the LOC107822769 gene encoding transcription repressor OFP2-like — translated: MGNYRFRLSDMVPNAWFYKLKYMSTNSKNRSKSQTKKSQTSSSSLSASSSSIFSSKSSNLQQTKTQQQPHNNNLSCQRKSYYFSRNLSPKNNPTPNNINISEPPKKSSKKKRNTTRKSISPRFVNSTVSAGCNCRASLESVWTTPEDFPNSPFSSSSNFSSEQESSVHSPKIFDSMILSASCHCKIHNDMNENDHGFDSVDLPPILTKPKKLQDSTNCTKKRQEKSEHKSLTVKIVKKEQCTITSPKRRVSVSSSNGGVKLRTKSPRIVSRKSVSSSTNMLRTSVGESFAVVKSSKDPQRDFKESMVEMIVENNIRTSRDLEELLACYLSLNSDQYHDLIIKVFKQIWFDITDVQLK